CGCACCTGGGTGACGCCGACCCCGTCGATGTGGAGCTCCCAGCCCTTGCGCCAACGCTTCGCTGTCACGGTGTACTTCACTGCAGCCACCCCTTCGGCAGGCATTCCACCCTTCGTGGAAGTACATCCATTGGCCTTGAGCGCCTTCACCACTCGGCGATCCCTCATCGGTCTCACCATAATGCGTTACCCCCTCTAGACAGTCAATGTCTATCCCGGCTAGACATTTTTGTTCGCGGGGACTCGTGACGACTGGTCGTCGATGGGTGACCTGATGGGGTCTCCTGTCGGTCGCGCGCTTCGGGGAGGATCTCGTCGTCCCAGTCGGCGATGAGTTGGAAGAGCAGGTGGACGTGCTCGCGCAGATGCTCAGGCACGAAGGGTGTGGCCAGCATGTCGATCATCGCCAGGAGGCTCTCGTCGTGAGGACGGTGAACTTCACACCGTGGACGGAGCCGTTGAGTCGATCGGCCATCCGTGTCGCGTCGTCGCGGTCTGCGGCGTGATGATCGAGGGCACAGCAGATGCGGATGCGCGGCACGCTGCAGGATGACCGGACCCACACGAAGGTGTCGAGGTACTCGACGTAGACGTCTCCATCCTCGGTCCGGTCGATCTCCGCAAGCATGGGACGCAGGGCGATACGGACGAGCTCGTTGACTTCCGCCCTGCTGGTGGGTCGGGCTCCGTCGGCGTGGACGGGGCTGGCCTGCCAAGGCTCGACGGACGGCGGCGTGAACTCATCGGACAGGCTCGTCAGCAGTGCCGGGTGGACGATGCCGAAGACGTCGCGCAGCACCCCGATGACCACCGTCGCCGGCTCATCGGGACGGCACTCGTCGTAGTACTTCCCGTAGGTCGGCTCCTGCCGCGTGGGGCACACCATCCCCCATCGCCGGATGGCCGCCTGCTGCGTGCGGTTCATCCGCCACTCGCGCGCGAGGGTCATGTTGCTCGCGACCTCGACGAGCACCTGAGGGCGCACGAAGTTCAGCTCGACGAAGGGTGTGTCCCCCTCGACGTCCTCGCTCGTCCCGTCGAGCGAGATGCGGAAGATGTTGTCACCTTCCCACTCCTCGATGACCGCGACCAGACGCTCGTGGAAGTCCCTCCACGCCGCCTCGACCTGCTCGTCGAACATGCCCAGCTCCCCTCTCTCGACCCTTGAGCAAGGCTAGGTGGGAGCACCGACAACGATCCTCTGCTCCGTTAGGTGCACGACACGCAGGTCAGGAGATGCCGGCGAGCTGTGCCATGCGGGTCAGCGCCGGCCCGGCACTCGTCCGTAGCCTGCCCAGCACCTGCTGCATGGCCGCGGACTGGGCCAGCTCCGGCGGTGTGCGGGCTGGGTTGAGCGGCACCGTGTCGGCCCACGCCTTGAGGTCAGGGTCTCTGGCGAAGGCAGCGCCAGCGCGAGCGCCGATCACCTGCATCGCGAGCCAGCCGGTCGGGGTGTCGGATTAGGGCGAAGGGGGGCACAGCCGGTTCTTCTCCGCATCGCTGGAGATCGTCGCCTCGGCATATCCCGCCAGCGCCGCGCCGAAGCACGGGAAGCCGGTCCGGATCGGTTGCAGGGTGCTGACTTCCGACTGCCAGATCGGGACCAGCGGCGGGTACCGCAGCCCGGAGGCGGCGCAGTGCGCGACGAGCGCGTCGGGGGCGACCTGCTCCGTACCCTCGGTACAAACGACGCGCCCCTGCTCGATGGCACGCACGGGACCCGCGCGATGCCAATACGTGCATTGTACACACTTTGATTGAACCAAAATTACCCATGTTTTCGCTGCACCTCGCGCACCGAATGAGCAGGGATCTGCCTGGTTGGCGCACCATCGCGATCGAAGAAGAGGTAGGTCCTCCCGTCATCGCTCTTCCGGTAGGACGCGGCCTCGATCTCGGTGATTCCACCGCCGAACGACTTCGCCTTCTGCCCCGGCGCCGCAATCGTGGTGGTCGGAGCAGTCAACAACCACGTCCTCATCCTCGGGCGCCTCGAGCGGCTCATAGCCATCCAGAGGAGCACGAGGCCGAGCCCTGCGAGGAGCAGCCGGATCCAAAGATCGTTGATGACTGGAAGTTCAGATCCGGCGACCTTGACGTCGCCGCCGACGACGGCCGCGACCAGGCAGCCCGCACCGATCGCACCCAGCGTCGTTCGCAACCCGTCGTTCATGCCTTACCTCGCTCAGTTCCGATATCGCTTGATGCGATCGTGCCATCCACGTAGCCACGTCACTTCGGCCTGGACCTCATCGACTGTCGGCGGAACGTAATTCTCCTCCGGGGCATTGTCATGGCGAGCAGCCCAGCTTGAGGTCTTGGCGTAGGCCGCTTGGTACTCGTCGTGGTCTGCCTGCGAAAACTTCGGCAAGATCTTGAGCATCGTCGGGGCCACTTGGTTGGTGCCTCGATCGACCAACTCGTTCACGATATGAAGATTGACGGCTCGCTCGAGGGTCTCTGAGAGCCGTCCGGCAACGCCGCCAATCCGCTCGGCGTACTGGTCATCGGTGAGTTCGGCGCGCTCCTTGTTGATACGGGCCAAGTCCTGTTCGAGCCCCGCGATCCGCTGCGGGATGTCCTTCACCTGCCAAGGAAGTTCGTCAGCCACTAGGCCCGGCTGAGTTCCTCCCATGCGCTGGATTGACCTAGTGGCCACCCCGATCGACTTCCTTTTCGCTTCCTTGTTGAGGGCGTGCACGAAGGTGATCTCGTGCGTGAAGACGACAACTTGCCGTTGCTCTGCCAGCTCGACCAGCCGCTGCGCGACATGCGACCGGCGTGTGGCGTCAAGGGACGACACCGGGTCGTCGAAGACCACGCCTGAAAGCGATTCGTCCAGTTCAACTTCAGTCAGGAATCCCGCAAGGCCGAGGGCCGTTTGCTCGCCCTCGCTCAATACTTCGTCGATGTCTGCATCTCGACGGGTACCTAGCAGTGAAGGCTGGTGCTCGAGTGCCGAATCGCGCCCGCGACCCGTCCTGTTGAGCGTGACACCGCGCAGCTGAAGCCGCTCGGTCTCGCGAGTGAAACGGTCACGCACTTCCTGCGTCACGTACATCTCGGTAAGCTCACCTCTCTTTGTCGTTACGGCGTTGGTGGCGGTGAGCCGTCGAACTTCCTCGATCTGCCTGCGTTGTGCGAGACGCGCGACTTCCGTTTCGATCGCTGACCGAGCTTCGGACAACGCCTTTGCGTCCTGGAGTTCCAGAACCAACTTGCTGACGCCAGCGAGTTTTCCGGCAAACGTCGACGCGTCGATAGTCGCGGCCTGATCTGTCAGCGCTTGAACTCGGTTCGCAGCCGGTTCGCTGGCTTCGTCCTTGACAATGTCCGGCGCCTGCTCGTTGTCTCCGTCGAGCCAAGCGACGGCATCTGCGGCCGCCTGGGAGGCCGCGTTCAGCCATTCGACAGTCGCGTGCACCTGCTCGTCGCCCTCTTGCAGGCGGGTGGCGGCGGCCGAGACTGCAATCGGCAGAGTCTGCAGCTTGGCGAGCTCGTCTCGGTTCCCCGCGAGGAGCGAAGCCGCTGTATCTGCGTCGCGCGAAGTCGTGTCGGTGACGAAGCTCAGGAACCTAGTCAGGCGATCGACTGCGTTATCGTCCAGCGGCTGCTGACAGAGGACGCAAACGGCCGAGGTGCCGACGTACGGGTAGTTGTGGTCGTGAAACGCCTCGGTTACGGAGTATTCGCAGGCGGCCTCCCAGAGCGCGCGCCAAGTCT
The genomic region above belongs to Janibacter limosus and contains:
- a CDS encoding AAA family ATPase, which produces MTLNDDLAAWISGRPDWQKDAAAKFCRGELMSPEEISAIADKLISGSYPATVDVAAADIPGSTATGDPVRLFQVSEVAGVNALLSGQTLGFDGEGLTIIFGNNASGKSGYARLIREAVTARVKSDRLLGNVFADGDTPQAAKLDYVVGATEVTWRLGEYQCHDLSRIRFYDEDCGDAYVTTASEVNYRPSALTILDELSDACEAVSAELTRRIGSNQAARPQLPVLHQGTAAEVFLSGLSVTTTQASIDAATALTNDHDAKLAAELAEKNRLEGSDPNREKARLSSLARDWKVVQQHAYVLVAALGAEPLQKLKEQRQKAAELREAARIASATTFDAEPLTSVGSETWRALWEAACEYSVTEAFHDHNYPYVGTSAVCVLCQQPLDDNAVDRLTRFLSFVTDTTSRDADTAASLLAGNRDELAKLQTLPIAVSAAATRLQEGDEQVHATVEWLNAASQAAADAVAWLDGDNEQAPDIVKDEASEPAANRVQALTDQAATIDASTFAGKLAGVSKLVLELQDAKALSEARSAIETEVARLAQRRQIEEVRRLTATNAVTTKRGELTEMYVTQEVRDRFTRETERLQLRGVTLNRTGRGRDSALEHQPSLLGTRRDADIDEVLSEGEQTALGLAGFLTEVELDESLSGVVFDDPVSSLDATRRSHVAQRLVELAEQRQVVVFTHEITFVHALNKEAKRKSIGVATRSIQRMGGTQPGLVADELPWQVKDIPQRIAGLEQDLARINKERAELTDDQYAERIGGVAGRLSETLERAVNLHIVNELVDRGTNQVAPTMLKILPKFSQADHDEYQAAYAKTSSWAARHDNAPEENYVPPTVDEVQAEVTWLRGWHDRIKRYRN
- a CDS encoding TY-Chap domain-containing protein; this translates as MFDEQVEAAWRDFHERLVAVIEEWEGDNIFRISLDGTSEDVEGDTPFVELNFVRPQVLVEVASNMTLAREWRMNRTQQAAIRRWGMVCPTRQEPTYGKYYDECRPDEPATVVIGVLRDVFGIVHPALLTSLSDEFTPPSVEPWQASPVHADGARPTSRAEVNELVRIALRPMLAEIDRTEDGDVYVEYLDTFVWVRSSCSVPRIRICCALDHHAADRDDATRMADRLNGSVHGVKFTVLTTRASWR